A portion of the Elephas maximus indicus isolate mEleMax1 chromosome 24, mEleMax1 primary haplotype, whole genome shotgun sequence genome contains these proteins:
- the PRG4 gene encoding proteoglycan 4 isoform X2: MKWKILPIYLLLLLSVFLIQQVSSQDLSSCAGRCGEGYSRDAACNCDYNCQYYMECCPDFKKVCTVELSCKGRCFESFRRGRECDCDSECKKFGKCCPDYNSFCEKAHNPTSPPSSKTTPPVPAASLNIRSATKRSPKSPNKTEKVIESQKITEVKNNKKKKTPKKRPAPELPVVEEAGSGLDSDFKLAPTTYISTTQSNKVTTPPKITSAKPINPKPSLLPNPNTSAVKVTSKETPSTASKETTAETEKTGTTNKQILTSTEETTSAKEIQSTEKTSAPTSEVPAKPTPKGETTTKAPSLTTTKEPTPTTTKESVLTIPKESVPTTPKEPAPTTPKEPVTTTTKEPTTTTTKEPAPTTPKESAPTTPKKPVTTTPKEPATTTTKEPTATSTKEPVTTTPKEPAPTTPKEPVTTTTKEPVITTPKEPAPTTPKEPVTTTTKEPVITTPKEPAPTTPKEPVATTPKEPAPTTPKEPVTTTTKEPVTTTPKEPAPTTPKEPVTTTTKEPTATSTKEPVTTTPKEPAPTTPKEPVTTSTKEPTTTTTKEPVTTTPKEPAPTTPKEPVTTTTKEPAPTTPKQPVTTTTKEPVTTTPKEPAPTTPKEPVTTTKEPVTTTTKKPTTTTTKEPVTTTPKEPAPTTPKEPVTTTPKEPAPTTPKEPVTSPTKEPVTTTTKEPTTTTTKEPVTTTPKEPAPTTPKEPVTTTPKEPAPTTPKEPVTTTTKKPTTTTTKKPGPTTPKKPAPTTPKEPAPITPKEPVPTTPKEPAPTTPKEPAPTTPKEPVPTTPKEPAPTTSMELSPTNPMAPTPTIPKEPVTTTPENPATTLAKEPAPTIPEEPASTIPKDLTPTIPEEPTPATPETPAPTTSESSTLTITMEPPSTPMIPAKPTPELPAEPTSKSTEDSPKELAVPITKAPEVAKPEMTTAPEITTAAPKMTTKKPTTTTEEKTTESKITSTTMQGTTITTEDTTLAKTTLKATTTPQVTTTTKKAMTTTEKIKKPEETTAIPKDTATNSEVTTPKPQKPTKAPKKPTSTKKPKTTPKVRKPKIRPTPSKMTTTMPELSPTSEATTSPNKAPNTEIIWTNPKNEDIGAAEGEKPHMILRPPVLRPTVISGIDSLVRPHQGISVNLMFSDETNLCNGIPVDGLTTLRNGTLVAFRGHYFWMLSPLRPPSPPRRITEVWGIPSPIDTVFTRCNCEGKTFFFKDSQYWRFTNDIKDAGYPKQIVKGFGGLNGKIVAALSIARYKNRPESVYFFKRGGSVQQYTYKQEPVQKCTGRRPAINYPVYREMIQIRRRRFERAIGPSQTHTIRIHYSPVRVTYQDKDFLHNEVPVSTLWRGLPAVVTSAISLPNIRKPDGYDYYTFSKDQYYNIDVPSRTARAITTRSGQTLSKVWYNCP, from the exons atttatcaAGCTGTGCAGGGAGATGTGGGGAAGGGTATTCTAGAGATGCTGCCTGCAACTGTGATTATAACTGCCAATACTACATGGAGTGCTGCCCTGACTTCAAGAAAGTCTGCACTGTGG AGCTCTCCTGTAAAGGCCGCTGCTTCGAGTCCTTCAGGCGAGGGAGAGAATGTGACTGTGACTCAGAATGTAAGAAGTTTGGCAAGTGCTGCCCTGATTATAACAGTTTCTGTGAAAAAG CGCATAACCCCACCTCACCACCGTCTTCAAAGACCACACCTCCAGTTCCAGCAGCATCTCTCAACATCAGATCAGCCACCAAACGTTCACCTAAATCACCAAACAAGACTGAGAAAGTTATAGAATCACAGAAAATAACAGAAG taaaaaataacaagaagaaaaaaactccTAAAAAGAGACCTGCCCCAGAACTACCAGTTGTAGAGGAAGCTGGAAGTGGACTGGATAGTGATTTCAAGCTCGCTCCAACTACCTACATTTCTACCACCCAGAGCAATAAAGTTACTACACCTCCCAAGATCACATCAGCAAAACCAATAAATCCTAAACCCAGTCTTCTACCTAATCCTAATACAAGTGCTGTTAAGGTTACATCCAAAGAGACACCTTCAACAGCCAGTAAAGAGACAACAGCAGAAACTGAAAAGACTGGTACAACAAATAAACAGATTTTGACTAGCACAGAAGAGACTACTTCAGCTAAAGAGATACAAAGTACAGAGAAAACATCTGCTCCCACATCTGAAGTGCCTGCTAAACCTACACCCAAAGGTGAAACTACAACCAAAGCCCCTTCTCTCACCACCACAAAGGAGCCCACACCCACAACCACCAAGGAGTCAGTTCTCACCATCCCCAAGGAATCTGTACCCACCACCCCCAAGGAGCCAGCTCCCACTACCCCCAAGGAACCCgtgaccaccaccaccaaggagccCACGACCACCACTACCAAGGAACCAGCTCCTACCACCCCTAAGGAATCAGCTCCCACTACCCCCAAGAAGCCTGTGACCACCACTCCCAAGGAGCCTgcgaccaccaccaccaaagagcccacagccaccagcacCAAGGAGCCTGTGACCACCACTCCCAAGGAACCAGCTCCCACTACCCCCAAGGAGCCGgtgaccaccaccaccaaggagccCGTGATCACCACTCCCAAGGAACCAGCTCCCACTACCCCCAAGGAGCCTgtgaccaccaccaccaaggagccCGTGATCACCACTCCCAAGGAACCAGCTCCCACTACCCCCAAGGAGCCCGTGGCCACCACTCCCAAGGAACCAGCTCCCACTACCCCCAAGGAgcccgtcaccaccaccaccaaggagccCGTGACCACCACTCCCAAGGAACCAGCTCCCACTACCCCCAAGGAGCCCgtgaccaccaccaccaaagagcccacagccaccagcacCAAGGAGCCTGTGACCACCACTCCCAAGGAACCAGCTCCCACTACCCCCAAGGAGCCGGTGACCACCAGCACCAAAGagcccacaaccaccaccaccaaggagccTGTGACTACCACTCCCAAGGAACCAGCTCCCACTACCCCCAAGGAgcccgtcaccaccaccaccaaggaaccaGCTCCCACTACCCCCAAGCAGCCCgtgaccaccaccaccaaggagccCGTGACCACCACTCCCAAGGAACCAGCTCCCACTACCCCCAAGGAGCCCGTGACCACCACCAAGGAGCCCgtgaccaccaccaccaaaaagcccacaactaccaccaccaaggagccTGTGACTACCACTCCCAAGGAACCAGCTCCCACTACCCCCAAGGAGCCGGTGACCACCACTCCCAAGGAACCAGCTCCCACTACCCCCAAGGAGCCCGTGACCTCCCCCACCAAGGAGCCCgtgaccaccaccaccaaggagcccacaaccaccaccaccaaggagccTGTGACTACCACTCCCAAGGAACCAGCTCCCACTACCCCCAAGGAGCCGGTGACCACCACTCCCAAGGAACCAGCTCCCACTACCCCCAAGGAGCCCgtgaccaccaccaccaaaaagcccacaactaccaccaccaagaaGCCGGGGCCCACCACCCCCAAGAAGCCAGCTCCCACCACCCCTAAGGAACCAGCTCCCATCACCCCCAAGGAGCCAGTTCCCACCACCCCCAAGGAGCCAGCTCCCACCACCCCCAAGGAGCCAGCTCCCACCACCCCCAAGGAGCCAGTTCCCACCACCCCCAAGGAGCCAGCTCCCACCACCTCCATGGAGCTCTCACCCACCAACCCCATGGCGCCCACTCCCACTATCCCCAAGGAGCCAGTGACCACCACCCCTGAGAATCCAGCAACCACCTTGGCTAAGGAGCCCGCTCCAACCATCCCTGAGGAGCCTGCTTCCACCATCCCCAAGGATCTGACTCCTACTATCCCTGAGGAGCCCACTCCAGCTACTCCTGAGACACCTGCTCCAACCACCTCAGAGTCCTCTACTTTAACTATCACCATGGAgcctccctccacccccatgATTCCTGCTAAACCAACTCCTGAGTTACCTGCAGAACCCACATCAAAGTCTACTGAAGACAGTCCCAAGGAACTTGCTGTACCTATAACCAAGGCTCCTGAAGTGGCCAAACCTGAAATGACTACAGCACCTGAAATTACAACTGCTGCACCTAAgatgacaacaaaaaaacccacaactacaacagaagaaaagactACTGAATCTAAAATAACAAGTACAACCATGCAAGGAACAACTATCACAACTGAAGATACTACATTAGCCAAAACAACTCTTAAAGCAACAACTACACCCCAAGTAACTACTACAACAAAAAAGGCAATGACTACGACTGAGAAGATTAAGAAACCTGAAGAAACAACAGCTATACCAAAAGATACAGCTACTAATTCTGAAGTTACAACTCCTAAACCTCAAAAGCCAACCAAAGCACCCAAAAAGCCAACTTCAACCAAAAAGCCAAAGACAACACCTAAagtgagaaaaccaaagattagacCAACTCCTTCAAAGATGACTACCACAATGCCTGAATTGAGCCCTACCTCTGAAGCCACCACCAGCCCTAACAAAGCTCCAAACACAGAAATAATTTGGACAAATCCAAAGAATGAAGACATAGGTgctgctgaaggagaaaaacctcACATGATTCTCAGGCCCCCGGTGTTAAGACCTACGGTTATTTCAGGCATTGATTCCTTAGTGAGACCCCATCAAGGCATTAGCGTCAACCTCATGTTTTCAG atgaaaCTAATTTATGCAATGGTATACCAGTAGATGGACTGACGACTTTGCGCAATGGGACATTAGTTGCATTTCGAG gtcATTATTTCTGGATGCTAAGTCCACTCAGGCCACCCTCTCCACCTCGTAGAATTACTGAAGTTTGGGGTATTCCCTCCCCCATTGATACCGTTTTTACTAGGTGCAACTGTGAAGGAAAAACTTTCTTCTTTAAG GATTCTCAGTACTGGCGTTTCACCAACGATATTAAAGATGCAGGGTATCCCAAACAAATTGTGAAAGGATTTGGAGGACTAAATGGAAAAATAGTGGCAGCTCTCTCGATAGCCAGATACAAAAACAGGCCtgaatctgtgtattttttcaaGAGAG GTGGCAGCGTTCAGCAGTATACATACAAACAGGAGCCCGTCCAAAAGTGCACTGGAAGAAGGCCTGCTATCAATTATCCAGTATACAGAGAAATGATACAGATCAGGCGACGTCGCTTTGAGCGAGCTATAGGACCTTCTCAAACACATACCATCAGAATTCACTACTCTCCCGTGAGAGTCACTTATCAAGACAAAG ATTTTCTCCACAATGAAGTTCCAGTGAGTACACTGTGGAGAGGACTCCCAGCTGTGGTTACCTCAGCTATATCACTGCCCAACATCAGAAAACCTGACGGCTACGATTACTACACCTTTTCTAAAG ATCAATACTACAACATTGATGTGCCTAGCAGAACAGCGAGAGCAATTACTACTCGTTCTGGGCAGACTCTATCCAAAGTGTGGTACAACTGCCCTTAG
- the PRG4 gene encoding proteoglycan 4 isoform X3 — translation MKWKILPIYLLLLLSVFLIQQVSSQELSCKGRCFESFRRGRECDCDSECKKFGKCCPDYNSFCEKAHNPTSPPSSKTTPPVPAASLNIRSATKRSPKSPNKTEKVIESQKITEEHYVSENQESSSSSSSSTRKIKSSQNSAANSELKKKPKVKNNKKKKTPKKRPAPELPVVEEAGSGLDSDFKLAPTTYISTTQSNKVTTPPKITSAKPINPKPSLLPNPNTSAVKVTSKETPSTASKETTAETEKTGTTNKQILTSTEETTSAKEIQSTEKTSAPTSEVPAKPTPKGETTTKAPSLTTTKEPTPTTTKESVLTIPKESVPTTPKEPAPTTPKEPVTTTTKEPTTTTTKEPAPTTPKESAPTTPKKPVTTTPKEPATTTTKEPTATSTKEPVTTTPKEPAPTTPKEPVTTTTKEPVITTPKEPAPTTPKEPVTTTTKEPVITTPKEPAPTTPKEPVATTPKEPAPTTPKEPVTTTTKEPVTTTPKEPAPTTPKEPVTTTTKEPTATSTKEPVTTTPKEPAPTTPKEPVTTSTKEPTTTTTKEPVTTTPKEPAPTTPKEPVTTTTKEPAPTTPKQPVTTTTKEPVTTTPKEPAPTTPKEPVTTTKEPVTTTTKKPTTTTTKEPVTTTPKEPAPTTPKEPVTTTPKEPAPTTPKEPVTSPTKEPVTTTTKEPTTTTTKEPVTTTPKEPAPTTPKEPVTTTPKEPAPTTPKEPVTTTTKKPTTTTTKKPGPTTPKKPAPTTPKEPAPITPKEPVPTTPKEPAPTTPKEPAPTTPKEPVPTTPKEPAPTTSMELSPTNPMAPTPTIPKEPVTTTPENPATTLAKEPAPTIPEEPASTIPKDLTPTIPEEPTPATPETPAPTTSESSTLTITMEPPSTPMIPAKPTPELPAEPTSKSTEDSPKELAVPITKAPEVAKPEMTTAPEITTAAPKMTTKKPTTTTEEKTTESKITSTTMQGTTITTEDTTLAKTTLKATTTPQVTTTTKKAMTTTEKIKKPEETTAIPKDTATNSEVTTPKPQKPTKAPKKPTSTKKPKTTPKVRKPKIRPTPSKMTTTMPELSPTSEATTSPNKAPNTEIIWTNPKNEDIGAAEGEKPHMILRPPVLRPTVISGIDSLVRPHQGISVNLMFSDETNLCNGIPVDGLTTLRNGTLVAFRGHYFWMLSPLRPPSPPRRITEVWGIPSPIDTVFTRCNCEGKTFFFKDSQYWRFTNDIKDAGYPKQIVKGFGGLNGKIVAALSIARYKNRPESVYFFKRGGSVQQYTYKQEPVQKCTGRRPAINYPVYREMIQIRRRRFERAIGPSQTHTIRIHYSPVRVTYQDKDFLHNEVPVSTLWRGLPAVVTSAISLPNIRKPDGYDYYTFSKDQYYNIDVPSRTARAITTRSGQTLSKVWYNCP, via the exons AGCTCTCCTGTAAAGGCCGCTGCTTCGAGTCCTTCAGGCGAGGGAGAGAATGTGACTGTGACTCAGAATGTAAGAAGTTTGGCAAGTGCTGCCCTGATTATAACAGTTTCTGTGAAAAAG CGCATAACCCCACCTCACCACCGTCTTCAAAGACCACACCTCCAGTTCCAGCAGCATCTCTCAACATCAGATCAGCCACCAAACGTTCACCTAAATCACCAAACAAGACTGAGAAAGTTATAGAATCACAGAAAATAACAGAAG AACATTATGTTTCTGAAAATCAagagtcctcctcctcctcctcttcaagTACTCGGAAAATCAAGTCTTCCCAAAATTCAGCTGCTAATTCAGAATTAAAGAAGAAACCCAAAG taaaaaataacaagaagaaaaaaactccTAAAAAGAGACCTGCCCCAGAACTACCAGTTGTAGAGGAAGCTGGAAGTGGACTGGATAGTGATTTCAAGCTCGCTCCAACTACCTACATTTCTACCACCCAGAGCAATAAAGTTACTACACCTCCCAAGATCACATCAGCAAAACCAATAAATCCTAAACCCAGTCTTCTACCTAATCCTAATACAAGTGCTGTTAAGGTTACATCCAAAGAGACACCTTCAACAGCCAGTAAAGAGACAACAGCAGAAACTGAAAAGACTGGTACAACAAATAAACAGATTTTGACTAGCACAGAAGAGACTACTTCAGCTAAAGAGATACAAAGTACAGAGAAAACATCTGCTCCCACATCTGAAGTGCCTGCTAAACCTACACCCAAAGGTGAAACTACAACCAAAGCCCCTTCTCTCACCACCACAAAGGAGCCCACACCCACAACCACCAAGGAGTCAGTTCTCACCATCCCCAAGGAATCTGTACCCACCACCCCCAAGGAGCCAGCTCCCACTACCCCCAAGGAACCCgtgaccaccaccaccaaggagccCACGACCACCACTACCAAGGAACCAGCTCCTACCACCCCTAAGGAATCAGCTCCCACTACCCCCAAGAAGCCTGTGACCACCACTCCCAAGGAGCCTgcgaccaccaccaccaaagagcccacagccaccagcacCAAGGAGCCTGTGACCACCACTCCCAAGGAACCAGCTCCCACTACCCCCAAGGAGCCGgtgaccaccaccaccaaggagccCGTGATCACCACTCCCAAGGAACCAGCTCCCACTACCCCCAAGGAGCCTgtgaccaccaccaccaaggagccCGTGATCACCACTCCCAAGGAACCAGCTCCCACTACCCCCAAGGAGCCCGTGGCCACCACTCCCAAGGAACCAGCTCCCACTACCCCCAAGGAgcccgtcaccaccaccaccaaggagccCGTGACCACCACTCCCAAGGAACCAGCTCCCACTACCCCCAAGGAGCCCgtgaccaccaccaccaaagagcccacagccaccagcacCAAGGAGCCTGTGACCACCACTCCCAAGGAACCAGCTCCCACTACCCCCAAGGAGCCGGTGACCACCAGCACCAAAGagcccacaaccaccaccaccaaggagccTGTGACTACCACTCCCAAGGAACCAGCTCCCACTACCCCCAAGGAgcccgtcaccaccaccaccaaggaaccaGCTCCCACTACCCCCAAGCAGCCCgtgaccaccaccaccaaggagccCGTGACCACCACTCCCAAGGAACCAGCTCCCACTACCCCCAAGGAGCCCGTGACCACCACCAAGGAGCCCgtgaccaccaccaccaaaaagcccacaactaccaccaccaaggagccTGTGACTACCACTCCCAAGGAACCAGCTCCCACTACCCCCAAGGAGCCGGTGACCACCACTCCCAAGGAACCAGCTCCCACTACCCCCAAGGAGCCCGTGACCTCCCCCACCAAGGAGCCCgtgaccaccaccaccaaggagcccacaaccaccaccaccaaggagccTGTGACTACCACTCCCAAGGAACCAGCTCCCACTACCCCCAAGGAGCCGGTGACCACCACTCCCAAGGAACCAGCTCCCACTACCCCCAAGGAGCCCgtgaccaccaccaccaaaaagcccacaactaccaccaccaagaaGCCGGGGCCCACCACCCCCAAGAAGCCAGCTCCCACCACCCCTAAGGAACCAGCTCCCATCACCCCCAAGGAGCCAGTTCCCACCACCCCCAAGGAGCCAGCTCCCACCACCCCCAAGGAGCCAGCTCCCACCACCCCCAAGGAGCCAGTTCCCACCACCCCCAAGGAGCCAGCTCCCACCACCTCCATGGAGCTCTCACCCACCAACCCCATGGCGCCCACTCCCACTATCCCCAAGGAGCCAGTGACCACCACCCCTGAGAATCCAGCAACCACCTTGGCTAAGGAGCCCGCTCCAACCATCCCTGAGGAGCCTGCTTCCACCATCCCCAAGGATCTGACTCCTACTATCCCTGAGGAGCCCACTCCAGCTACTCCTGAGACACCTGCTCCAACCACCTCAGAGTCCTCTACTTTAACTATCACCATGGAgcctccctccacccccatgATTCCTGCTAAACCAACTCCTGAGTTACCTGCAGAACCCACATCAAAGTCTACTGAAGACAGTCCCAAGGAACTTGCTGTACCTATAACCAAGGCTCCTGAAGTGGCCAAACCTGAAATGACTACAGCACCTGAAATTACAACTGCTGCACCTAAgatgacaacaaaaaaacccacaactacaacagaagaaaagactACTGAATCTAAAATAACAAGTACAACCATGCAAGGAACAACTATCACAACTGAAGATACTACATTAGCCAAAACAACTCTTAAAGCAACAACTACACCCCAAGTAACTACTACAACAAAAAAGGCAATGACTACGACTGAGAAGATTAAGAAACCTGAAGAAACAACAGCTATACCAAAAGATACAGCTACTAATTCTGAAGTTACAACTCCTAAACCTCAAAAGCCAACCAAAGCACCCAAAAAGCCAACTTCAACCAAAAAGCCAAAGACAACACCTAAagtgagaaaaccaaagattagacCAACTCCTTCAAAGATGACTACCACAATGCCTGAATTGAGCCCTACCTCTGAAGCCACCACCAGCCCTAACAAAGCTCCAAACACAGAAATAATTTGGACAAATCCAAAGAATGAAGACATAGGTgctgctgaaggagaaaaacctcACATGATTCTCAGGCCCCCGGTGTTAAGACCTACGGTTATTTCAGGCATTGATTCCTTAGTGAGACCCCATCAAGGCATTAGCGTCAACCTCATGTTTTCAG atgaaaCTAATTTATGCAATGGTATACCAGTAGATGGACTGACGACTTTGCGCAATGGGACATTAGTTGCATTTCGAG gtcATTATTTCTGGATGCTAAGTCCACTCAGGCCACCCTCTCCACCTCGTAGAATTACTGAAGTTTGGGGTATTCCCTCCCCCATTGATACCGTTTTTACTAGGTGCAACTGTGAAGGAAAAACTTTCTTCTTTAAG GATTCTCAGTACTGGCGTTTCACCAACGATATTAAAGATGCAGGGTATCCCAAACAAATTGTGAAAGGATTTGGAGGACTAAATGGAAAAATAGTGGCAGCTCTCTCGATAGCCAGATACAAAAACAGGCCtgaatctgtgtattttttcaaGAGAG GTGGCAGCGTTCAGCAGTATACATACAAACAGGAGCCCGTCCAAAAGTGCACTGGAAGAAGGCCTGCTATCAATTATCCAGTATACAGAGAAATGATACAGATCAGGCGACGTCGCTTTGAGCGAGCTATAGGACCTTCTCAAACACATACCATCAGAATTCACTACTCTCCCGTGAGAGTCACTTATCAAGACAAAG ATTTTCTCCACAATGAAGTTCCAGTGAGTACACTGTGGAGAGGACTCCCAGCTGTGGTTACCTCAGCTATATCACTGCCCAACATCAGAAAACCTGACGGCTACGATTACTACACCTTTTCTAAAG ATCAATACTACAACATTGATGTGCCTAGCAGAACAGCGAGAGCAATTACTACTCGTTCTGGGCAGACTCTATCCAAAGTGTGGTACAACTGCCCTTAG